From Leptodactylus fuscus isolate aLepFus1 chromosome 11, aLepFus1.hap2, whole genome shotgun sequence, one genomic window encodes:
- the LOC142184362 gene encoding protein myomaker-like encodes MGSIVAKLLLPTVSSLAFVPTISIAAKRKFHMEAMVYFFTMFFIAMFHACEGPGLSFICFMGYDLLEYFSIYGTALSMWVSLIALGDFDEPKRSTVVMFGVLTIAVRIYQDRLGYGVYSGPIGSAVLMISVKWLAKMKEKKGLYPEKSVYTQQIGPGFCFGALALMLRFFFEEWDYTYVHSFYHCSLAMSFVLLLPKVNKKAGKGGDPAKMTWSTFCCCSC; translated from the exons ATGGGCTCTATAGTGGCAAAGCTCCTACTACCCACTGTTAGCAGCCTTGCCTTTGTGCCAACCATCAGTATAGCTGCCAAGAGGAAGTTCCACATGGAAGCGATGGTTTACTTCTTCACCATGTTCTTTATAGCG ATGTTTCATGCCTGTGAAGGTCCCGGCCTGTCCTTCATATGTTTCATGGGATACGATCTCCTGGAGTATTTCAGTATCTATGGGACGGCGTTGTCTATGTGGGTGTCACTTATAG CACTTGGTGACTTTGATGAGCCCAAGAGGTCCACCGTTGTGATGTTTGGTGTCCTCACCATTGCAGTCAGGATATATCAGGATCGCCTGGGATATGGTGTCTACTCTGGGCCTATTGGAAGCGCGGTGTTGATGATCTCAGTTAAATGG TTGGCCAAAATGAAGGAGAAGAAAGGGCTGTATCCAGAGAAGAGCGTCTATACGCAACAGATAGGACCAGGATTCTGCTTCGGAGCACTGGCTTTAATGCTACGTTTCTTCTTTGAG GAATGGGACTACACCTACGTGCACAGTTTCTACCACTGCTCATTGGCCATGTCCTTTGTCCTCCTACTTCCTAAGGTCAACAAAAAAGCAGGAAAGGGGGGAGATCCGGCCAAAATGACCTGGTCCACTTTTTGCTGCTGTTCGTGTTAG